Genomic segment of Bacteroidota bacterium:
AAATCTTTATGCCCGGCTATTTATCTTGATATGGCCTTTATAACTGTCAATTTACTTTTGTTGTATCAATAACAAAGGTGAAATGAAGTTTTTTACTCTTTATCAAATCGGAAAAACAAAACAATATTTAATAAGTACTGCATTTATTGTATTGGTAGCAGCTATCTGTTTTGTATTACATGCATACCTGGGTTATAAAGTGACTGCATTTGTCTTGCTGATCTCTGTTTCATTACTGGCAATAGTTTTTGATATTGCCCCTGTATTACTTGCAGCAACCCTCAGCGCATTAATATGGAATTTTTTCTTTATCCCTCCACGTTTCACTTTCAGCATTGGCACTACAGAAGATATCATTCTTTTTTTTACCTACTTCCTGATAGCACTGGTCAATGCAGTTCTTACGTATAAGATCCGGCAGCTGGAAAAAGAAGCCCGTAAAAAAGAAGAGAAGGCCAATACTATCAAACTCTACAATACATTGATCAGTTCTCTTTCTCATGAATTAAAAACACCGATCGCAACTATCATCGGGGCATCAGATAGTTTAATAAGTGATGAACAAACAATATCCGATAATGATAAAAAGAGACTGGCAATAGAAATTTCGGCTGCTTCATTCAGGCTGAACCAGCAGGTAAGCAACCTGCTGAATATGTCGAGACTTGAATCAGGTTTTCTGCAATTGAAAAAAGATTGGTGTGATGTGAATGAACTTGTGTATACGATAATAAACAGGTTGGAACCTGAATTCAAACATCACTCATGGACTGTTATGATCAAAGAGAACCTGCCGCTTTTCAAACTGGATTATGGAATAATGGAGCAGGTTATATACAACCTGGTTTACAATGCAATTCTCTACACACCGAAATATTGTGTGATAACAATAAAAGCAGATTGTGTACATGATAAACTGAAATTGATAGTTGCAGATAATGGCAATGGGTTTCCGGAGGATGAAAAGCATCTTGTATTTGATAAGTTTTATCGTTTAAAAAACACAAAAACGGGTGGCACAGGCTTAGGGCTTTCTATAGTAAAAGGATTTGTGGAAGCACATGGAGGAACAATACGATTGGAAAATGAAGCTGGCGGTGGCGCCAGGTTTGTCATCGAAATTCCTGCAGAGCTTTCTTATATCAACCAATTAAAAAATGAATAAGGCAGATATACTTATAATAGACGATGAAACGGCAATCCGTCGCATGCTGGAAATTACACTGCAATCAAACGATTATTCAGTGAAAGAAGCAGGCACTGCTAAAGAAGGATTAATAAGTGCGGCCAATATTCCGCCAGATTTAATTTTACTGGATATCGGGTTGCCGGATGATTCAGGTCACAATGTATTAAAAAAATTGCGGGAGTGGTATTCCAAACCCATCATTATACTTTCTGTACAAAGCAGCGAAGAAGATATTGTAAATGCACTGGACTATGGCGCTAATGATTATTTAGTAAAGCCTTTCAGAACTGGTGAACTACTTGCAAGGATCCGCACAGCGCTGAGAGCTTCTTCAAATGAAGCTTCAGAGCCTGTGTTTCATTTTAATGGATTGGAAGTCGATCTCTCCCTAAGAACTGTAAAGAAAAACGGGGAACTATTAAAGCTCACATCAACCGAATATTCGCTGTTGGCTTTATTTATAAAAAATGAAAGCCGTGTACTAACACATCATTTTTTACTGAAGGAGATATGGGGGTCTTCATTTATTAATGAATCACAATACCTGAGAGTGTATATCGCACAACTCAGAAAAAAAATAGAAACAAACCCAAACAGACCAGAATATCTTATCACCGAAGCCGGGGTAGGATATCGCTTTTCTGCAAAAGAATAAAATCAACTCACATATTAATTTATAACAGATGAAAACGAATGGGATCAATTCGAACAGGATAACTATTGCCTCGCTGTTGGTAGCATTGGGAATTATTTATGGAGATATCGGCACCAGCCCCCTTTACGTAATGAAAGCAATTGTTGGTGAAAGAACAATTGATGAAACACTGGTGTATGGTGGTGTATCCTGTGTTTTCTGGACATTGGTTTTACAAACAACAATAAAATATATCTGGCTTACGCTGAAAGCAGACAACCAGGGAGAGGGCGGGATTTTTTCTTTATATGCATTAGTAAAACGCTATGGAAAAAAATTAGCAATACCTACAATACTTGGAGCAACTACATTACTTGCTGATGGGATCATCACTCCTCCTATTTCAGTTGCTTCGGCAATAGAAGGATTGGAAATGGTTATACCAGGTTTACCGACAGTGCCGATTGTAATTGTAATTCTTTCGTTATTATTTTTCTTTCAGCGTTTCGGCACACAAAAAGTAGGAATTGCATTTGGCCCCATCATGGTCATCTGGTTTGCAATGCTCTTCATATTAGGCTTCATGCAAATCTTAGATCATCCTGGAATTTTAAAATCATTGAATCCTCATTATGCAGGTAGCCTGCTCACAAAATATCCGCATGGGTTCTGGTTGCTTGGGGCTGTATTTTTATGTACAACAGGAGCAGAAGCATTATACAGTGATCTTGGACATTGCGGAAGAAAAAATATTCGCATTTCATGGGTATTTGTAAAAATATGTTTAGTGACAAATTATCTCGGGCAGGCTGCCTGGCTTATGAACCAGGATGATAGTTTATTAAACGGCAGAAACCCATTTTATGAAATGATGCCACATTGGTTTTTAATCACAGGAATTCTAATAGCTACAGGTGCAACAATTATTGCATCACAAGCTCTCATCAGCGGCTCTTATACTTTGATAAGCGAAGCAATGAGCTTAAACTTCTGGCCGAGAGTAACAGTAAGACACCCTACAAATATGAAGGGTCAGATCTATATTCCCAGTGTAAATACAATTCTATGGGCTGGGTGTATCCTGATGATCTTATATTTCCAAAACTCAGCACATATGGAAGCGGCTTATGGATTTTCTATTACAATCGCAATGATGATGACCACAATACTGATGTCTTACTTCATGCTGTATAAATTAAAATGGAATAAATGGCTGGTTGCTGCTGTACTGTTCATTTTTGTTTCGGTTGAAATTTCATTCTTCATAGCTAATGTTGCTAAAATAAAAGAACGTTGGATGTTCCTGTTTTTTGAGTTTTTCATTTTTATGGTAATGTATATCTGGTACTATGCAAGAAAAATTAATAACCGGTTGGTTCGGTTTGTTGACCTGGGTAAATACACAACCCTGATAAAAGAATTAAGTGAAGACGATTATGTTCCAAAATTCTCAACGCATCTTATTTATC
This window contains:
- a CDS encoding DUF4118 domain-containing protein, whose protein sequence is MKFFTLYQIGKTKQYLISTAFIVLVAAICFVLHAYLGYKVTAFVLLISVSLLAIVFDIAPVLLAATLSALIWNFFFIPPRFTFSIGTTEDIILFFTYFLIALVNAVLTYKIRQLEKEARKKEEKANTIKLYNTLISSLSHELKTPIATIIGASDSLISDEQTISDNDKKRLAIEISAASFRLNQQVSNLLNMSRLESGFLQLKKDWCDVNELVYTIINRLEPEFKHHSWTVMIKENLPLFKLDYGIMEQVIYNLVYNAILYTPKYCVITIKADCVHDKLKLIVADNGNGFPEDEKHLVFDKFYRLKNTKTGGTGLGLSIVKGFVEAHGGTIRLENEAGGGARFVIEIPAELSYINQLKNE
- a CDS encoding response regulator produces the protein MNKADILIIDDETAIRRMLEITLQSNDYSVKEAGTAKEGLISAANIPPDLILLDIGLPDDSGHNVLKKLREWYSKPIIILSVQSSEEDIVNALDYGANDYLVKPFRTGELLARIRTALRASSNEASEPVFHFNGLEVDLSLRTVKKNGELLKLTSTEYSLLALFIKNESRVLTHHFLLKEIWGSSFINESQYLRVYIAQLRKKIETNPNRPEYLITEAGVGYRFSAKE
- a CDS encoding potassium transporter Kup; translated protein: MKTNGINSNRITIASLLVALGIIYGDIGTSPLYVMKAIVGERTIDETLVYGGVSCVFWTLVLQTTIKYIWLTLKADNQGEGGIFSLYALVKRYGKKLAIPTILGATTLLADGIITPPISVASAIEGLEMVIPGLPTVPIVIVILSLLFFFQRFGTQKVGIAFGPIMVIWFAMLFILGFMQILDHPGILKSLNPHYAGSLLTKYPHGFWLLGAVFLCTTGAEALYSDLGHCGRKNIRISWVFVKICLVTNYLGQAAWLMNQDDSLLNGRNPFYEMMPHWFLITGILIATGATIIASQALISGSYTLISEAMSLNFWPRVTVRHPTNMKGQIYIPSVNTILWAGCILMILYFQNSAHMEAAYGFSITIAMMMTTILMSYFMLYKLKWNKWLVAAVLFIFVSVEISFFIANVAKIKERWMFLFFEFFIFMVMYIWYYARKINNRLVRFVDLGKYTTLIKELSEDDYVPKFSTHLIYLTKANNRHNVEEKIINSIFSKKPKRADVYWFLHIHRTDEPFTMNYEVSELIDGKVIKVTINIGFRIQPRSEVFFKKIVQDLVANKELNLHIRPDGSTKYNAEPDFKFVVIEKFLSVENEFVLREGILLNSYFFLKQLGQSDEKAFGLDKSDVEVEYVPLVYQAVPKPDLIRSENGISKRV